The nucleotide sequence GTCCCAGTGCTGGAGGCAGGCTAAGCACGGGGAGAGAGGCTGCAAGGCAGCTTTGTTTAGCCCGGCTGTGGGGAAGGTGCTGCggcactggggctgctctcAGGACCTGAGCTGTTCGCAGTTACTAACCCAAGGGTGGGCAAAATTCTAGTACAGTAGGAGCAAGGATGAAGGGcagaaaaggagtaaaaatattgaaaaaattcAAGTGAGAGCTAGGAGTACATTCAGTACTCAGTCCAGTAGTAACAAAATTTACCTCTTACCTAAGATACCTCAGGAAGAATTTAAAAGCCAATTGGATTGACAAATTTATTTTGTCTAATATTTACCTTGGCTGACCTCTGAGCTAGACTGTTTGTttgaaaacaggattttttttgtgtgcacTCTTTAATTTCCCCTTTCCATAGGAAATGAAATTTTTCTCCATgaagagaagaataaaatatgGGAATGAATTCAGAATGAATCTCTGAAAAAATTGAATTgcattgaaatgaaaatgccaAGATTTTAtatgtggggggaaaaaagacaagatAATCCAAAGGGAAATAAGCAGTCTGAAAACTTACTACAATCTAGTcaaaattattgctttttactttaaaattttgcttGACATGAAAATATTAGTTTACTTGTCTGCTgccttggatttttttgttcaagCTATTGCATTTCTTCCAGCTTTAAAATGCATCTttacaaatattcttttaaaatcacttgTTACCTTGTTTCTACTACTCAGCAGGGAATGGGAGCTGAAAGTAACAGAGCCAAATTAATGCAACTGGCCAGTGTTAAGCACCTGTGAGTATTAGGAGGGTGCTTCTGTCTTCCTTGAGAAACTGTAAACCAGATACTACTGTGCCATATACAGCTTGTTGTAAACATGCAAATATTGATCAGTTTCTGTTTAAAGAGTGCTTGTTATCCCAGACAAAATAAACCCTGTCAAATTCTTCACCTCCATTTGTCATTAAAAATGTAACTTCCCTGTTCTTATATTTTACTGTAGCTTAATTAAAATAGATATGGAGTTCGTAGTGGTAGGTTAAGTACAGGTTTGATACAATCAGAAGTGCAATTTTGCACTGGTATTGCTGGTATTTTTTTCACTCATACAGTGAGCACTTGCTGACATGGGAATGTACCAAGACTTTCAGATGTAAGTGTGACCATATGAATTTATGTGGATGTGTAGATTAAGCTGAAAAGGAactgggaggaggcaggaggagggagagtcAGGTCTTCCATGTGAATCCAGCTGAAGGATTAAGTCCCTCAATCTTACCCTTAAAGCACTCTAAAACTAGCAGAGGTCTGAATACAAATGATGCCCAACTTTATTCTGGTTGCCTCCCAGAGCTGGCCCATGACTCTGCACGTTCCCTTTGCTGCAGTGGTGCCGCAATGAATTGGGATTCATCTCCCACTGGAAGTTCACCTGCTGACTGGAATGAGCTCAGCACACTGAGCTCTGGTACTCTGACCTGCTGGCAGGATCAAATCCTGAAAGAGCCTAACAAGGCTACAATATCCAAAATGTCCTCTCCTTGTGATGGTGACTGGAGCTACAGACCATTGATTTCATCAATCAGAACACCATCACTTCTCAGAGCACTTAATATCATTAAATGCTAAGGATGGCTTAACTTAAATTCCTAATGGTGGCCTTGGTTATGACTCCTCACACCCCAATCCACCCCCCAGAATTCCCACCACTGTCAGAATCTGCTCCATCTGCTCCAGGAAGTGATCCCTGTGCCTGGTTTTCCCCTGGATGCTCCTGTGACCTGTCGAGTGAGGCTCttggctgtgcctgcctgtTGGCTGGGCAGTCTGAGCCACcagagcccagcctgctgctgctgatctgAGCTGGACTAGCAGAAACGTTGCTTTGTACAATGAATACAAAGGCTGTTCTGCAGCCATGTGAGCAGGACAAGTCTTTGGGTGTGTGGAGAAGGGGGATGGGTGGGGCCTGCTGCAgcgcagggcagggatggggagtggGCAGACAGGGAAGGGTAACTGGTTTCATGGAACAGTGCAATTCCACATTATTTTCTAATGCGACCAATTTTCTCtgaacaaaaatggaaaatgtgttGTCAGGCTTGATATGTAAAGTGTTTGTCAGTGAAGCTTTCAGTattttgaaacaattttttccccattaaaatttttaaaacccaaaaaatatACTGGATGTTTCTGGGGAAACTGTAATGCCAGTTCTTGTGATGCATGAAACTATCTATATGAGGATCTGAACCTGGAAACAGattgaaataaatgtttcttaGGTGTTTACATTTGTACAGTTGAGGTGGAATTCTTGTTTGAAATACAAACTTTAGAAGTTACTGGAGAGTCCAGGTTTGGCATTATGATAGAGTTTGATCCTTGTTCCAGTATAGCCAGTTTCAATATCATGTCAAGTGGATAAATGACATGTAAACAAGGGTTCTGTGTACAGAATTTGAGTGAAAATTTACAGAGCTGAGACTGGCTCAGTTGGTCAGAGGCTGGTGCTGATaatgccagggctggggagttTGATTCCTGTATGGGCCATCACTTGAGAATTTGGCTTAAGAATTCTTGTGGATCGCTTCCAAATCAGAATCTCCTGTGATTAGAGACAGTAACTAGTGGAATGTCAAGGATTTTATTCTCACAAGACACTCTGGTAGAGATGAGAAAGTCCTCTAAAGCACAGAAATTGAACTAAAACACCTGGAATATTTTTTGCATGTTAAGTCAGATATAATTGTTACTAAAATAAGCAAGTGCAAATTGTTTGCAGCAATGAAAAGAACTACCCTGTTAGGCAAGGAAGTGGCATTTATTCTTGCTTGTTATTATGATGGAAAGATTTGATATTCCTGGTGACTAGGAAGATTAAACCAGAGATTTATGTTAATGCAAAGgattaaaagaattttaataacACTTATAAAGATGCAAATGTTCGCCtgcattttatctttttgcagATGAACGTGCCATAAGGGAAATATTGAAGGGGGAGAACACATTCTCACTCCCAATTGCAACATCTGGCTTAATACTGCTCTCACATGGTCATTAAGTATTAGTTGTTTTCACCAGTGTAAGTACAGTGTCTATGAACAGTGTAAGCAGGATTACACCTTTTCTCCCTAACTAACTTAAGAATATCAAGAAACAGTGATCAACATCCACCTTCAAACATACAGGGCCTGTGTATGGCTTCATGCCTTGCACATTTCAACAAACTGTAAATACTACTcagtgtattttctttcttgctaCTCCATCACTTTCAGACTTATTTTCTGAACAGTAAGGAGCTTGAAATACTGGCTGGACTTTGGAATTGCCAGCTGTGTTTCCTTCATTTCAAACACACTGTTCCCCCAAGTGCAAACACAGGCTACACCAGCCTGGAAAATTCTGTGCTTTATTTGGGGGCCCTGAcatattatacatatatatacatagaCTTCATGTGGAGAAATTATAGAAAAAAGTATGATTTGAAAAAGGAGGCAATCAAGGTGAAGTTATCAACATCTGTTTATATTCTGGTTTGAGTTCTTCCCTGCTCTTCAACCAATTGTTTGCAAACAGGTAAATATATATAAACAGATGCCACCTGGATTTGTCACACAATTCAACTGATGAGACTGTGGAAATATCCAGGCTCTCAAATTAATATAAATCTTCAAAAGGTTTTGAGTAGTTGAACATCAAGTAATCCATATAGTAAAAGTCATAGCTTTGTTGTCGTTGAGAAGGAGAAAGTTGTGCAAAATACTGTTGTGTAATTTTAGTGGTAGTTCTTTCTTCATTGGAGTGACGATCTTTAAACTTGGGGAAAGTTAAATTTTGTGGAGCACCAATTAGGTGCAAGAAAAAGTTTGCATCGTCTTCCATACTTTCAAATTTCCCAACGAAGTCGTAGTCTATTAGACATGGGCTGCAAAGCCTATTGACATGATCCCAGTGTATATCCATACCCACTGGCCTATGTACATCCAGGAGATATTGAATGAACTCTTTAAACTTGACTCCAGAGCCTGTCCTTAATGCTTCTTTGGTGGCATTGACACGGTACCTGGAGATGATGGCTTTCCCAAAGACTGGGTGGTAGTAGTTGTTTGGATGTTCAAACTTGTCCCGAAATGCAGATACCAGCTTTTCAAAAGGCTCACGAATAAAGAGCATCTTTGTGTAAGTGTTGAGCCTGTGGTAAATCCCCTTGTGGTCAAACCCATCCAGCCGTTTCAGGTAGTTTCCGTAGTGCACAGTGTTGTGCTGGATATCCTTTGTGGAGGAGGCCAGCCCGTTCAGCACCATCAGCACCCGCTTCCAGTTGGAGCAGCCAGCTTTTGGTACTTCACAGTATAAAACTCTGTATTTATCTTCCACAAATATTCTAGACACGTGATAGGGAGTGATTATTCTTCTGTTATTACTCTTGTATTTTGAACAGGTTTCTCTCATAATCCGCCTCCTTTCTCCTTGGATCTCATAGAGACTTTTCCACTTGCTGTTGTTTCTATCCTCATATTTAAGTGTGGGCAGGTTGAGAATGGAGCTGTTCATGGAAATCAGAATTGGGCTCTTTTTAATTATAAACCTCCTCCTGCGTTTATGGAGCTTGATGGAATTAATTTCTTCACCTTTCTGTTGATCTTTCATAGCAAACATGATGCTGCTTTGCCTTCTGTCAGTGCTTTGAAGTTTGGTGGGCACACTTTCAGATGGCTCTACTGAATTGCTCTGCTTAACTgttgctgctctgtttgcagtattttttcttaatcttcTATCCTGGTTATTGCTGGAAACACAGTCCTGATGAGGAAAAATAGATTAAAGATATCAGTAAATGAGAGATTGTCTCTACTTACAGCTTGCACCACTTCATGTGTATCTTTCGTACTTTTAGAACTGTGCAACAAAAAGCGTTGCCACAAGGCCTCAGAACTCTCTGTGGTGTGGGCTCTTCTCTTACCACTTTGTTCTGTGCTTTTGTGAAACTCAAAGGCAGAGATGAACCTGATCTAAATTTCCAGTAAATTCTAGTTCCTATTTGGATTTAACTGTATTACTGTATTTTAGGTGGTGTACCCAGACCTTGACAGATACTTTTCTCTTAGAGTCTGTTGAAATTTCTACAAAAAGGTATCTGAGTATTTTGAGGATTTGCTTAATTATTCTAGACTGCCCCTGTTGTCACACAAACTGAAGGGTCTGTTCATTAATTTGTTTGGGTTGTGTTTCCCACCACCACCCCCACTTCAGTAATTTGTCTTTGCAGTGAGGACAGCTTGGCACAGGGTGAagcccagcagggaagggtGGGGGGTTTGTAGGGTTTGTGGAGTGAGGTCTAAGTGTAGGCAGAGGGAAACAGAAGGATGGCAGTGAAAACACAGAGGTTTGGCACACAAGAAGTGGGTTTGGTGAGAGCAGCATGAAGGGGATCCCAAAGGGAGGCTTGAGTGAGCTgagcctgggagcagagctATTGAGACTGGGTGGGAAGCAGAAAGAGGTGGAATGAAAATGTGCTGGGATTAGGCAAGCAAAAGCTGAGTCAGTAAAGCAGGTCTGTGGGTAAGACTTTCTGGGACTTGCTCTTTTTCATTGTTAACACTTCCTGCATACAGCCCAGGTGTGCTcccttattttctgtttttcaaagtaGCTGAATTAAATCCTATCTATGCCTCTAAGATTAAAATTAGGTTCTGGTCACTGTTTAACTGTGTCATCCCCACTTTGAGGTCACCTGCATCAGAGTAGGATATGAATTACCATGGAGTATTTCAACAGAGGAGCATATGTAGTTGCAGAATGTTCATTGCTGAGCCAAAATACTTAGTTTGAGGGTTTacacttttaaatttaaatttttgattttcagtgtttctccAATAGTATTTAAAACTGTCTTAAAAATAGGATACCATGTGAATTTTAAGGTGACACGGTACAGTTGAGGATTAGAAGGGTCTTGCTCTTTCAGCATGGCAGATTAAATCTTAATGAATTTTACAAGTCTTTGTTGTCTGAAAAAAGCAATGCAATAGGTGACAAACTTGTTCTGTCATAGAGGTTATATCTTGTCACATTCTTGTAAAGGgtcaaagaataaaaaagtcTCAGAAAAGAGATTCAGAATTCATTACAAAAAACATTGGtgacaaaagaacaaaaaaattaaattgtattttgtaGGTGACTTGCTTATATTGATAATTACTATACAAAACTTGAACACAACAGATCAGTATTAACCACAATTTTTAGGACACTGGCAGAATTCAGGTTTGATGCTCTGGTGGTGTGCAGACTGGGAATCAACTGATAATTTGTTATGCAAAACAGTAGTTAAAAAATAGTTTAGTTCAGTTGTTGGGAGTGATTGTTGTATCCTACTCTCACCTTCAGAGGTTGTTTCTGTAGTCAGAAGTGTGTTTGTCTTTGTAAATACCAGATGCATTTCTAAATATTACCCTTTACAAGACTGGCTGTAATCCAATCCTATTAACTCATGACATGGCTGATATTTAAAGGTTATCAAATTCAGGTTTCCCAGAACTGTGGACCTTTAATGACGCTGATGGTGACCCTGGAGTTTTTGGGAAACCTGAATGTCTTCAGCCAGTGCAgaaggtggggctggagctgtcGGTGGCTGTCAGCGATGTGAGCAGGggtggcagctggcagggacacgctgctcctctgcacaggGTGCTCCTGTCCTTCACCTGTGGGCTGCAGGACTGGCAGCCGCTAGATGGAGGAATTTCACCAGAATTTCGCTTTAGCCTTGTTCAAGTCCCTCTCAAGGCATTCATTTGATCAGTGCGGTTTCATACAGAATATTAATATATGCAAAGTTTACAGTATCTTTTAGCAATATCCAGCCTAGGAAAAAACTCATAAAACTGAAGTTGCACGGCTTATCAAATTcctattttaaaaggaaaatttccattttcatggCTAAGCTTTTGATGCATCTTTCCTTTTCAGTGCTTCATCTCCGGAGTAGTGGCCTTATCTGAGCCATCTCTATCTGTACTCCATACTCAGAATATGGGTACAATTTTCTTTATGTACTTCTGAAAACTTACTTTTTTTGGTTGCTGGAATCCCATGTTATATTTTATCCctaaataaagaaagaaagtaaagtaattatttagaaatagaaaaacattagtttcttttcttctagaCTGATAGAGCAAGTGTTGTTAATGCAGTGACACATAGACCAATGGTGAATCATAATATTTCATGGTAACAATAATCCTTGAAAGGCCTCTTCATGTATAGGTGTCATAAAAATTGTGAAATGGAGTAAAAGACTCTATGACTTTCACCCTTTTACAGATGGGGAAAGTGGTTCCTTAACCTCAGTTAAAAGGCCAGTACCAGAACAAGAATCAGCTGAAGGTTGTGATTCCAGGTTAgagagctaaaaaaaaaataaataaagatctGTCCTTTGTGTATTTACCCAAAGCTATGTGACTTCTACCCTGGAACTTCAGATAGGAAAGTACTTAATCATAATAGCAGCTTGCATGGAGTACTCTGCTGTAAAGGCAACAGCAGTGGAGTTATGTGTAAGTGAGGTAATATTTGCACACTTCTGGAAAGGTAAACAATACAGATTCTTATTTTCTCTAATCTTCTGACTTCTACAGTGATATTTACCTGAAAATAGAATAATAAAGATGTGAAAATCCTAGATGGCAGCTTTAGCTGATGTATAGGGTTTCTTTCATGACCATAACCTTTGTTATAACTTAATAATACAGGAATGGATAATGGAAATGCTACTGAATTATGACAtttgtttggggcttttcaACTGGTAGAACTGTTGTCATCTCTGTCAATGTTGTTTGAAGACTTCAGTTTAATAAGTCTGCATGATGAATCCACAGCCTTTTGGACAAGGACAATTACAGCAAAAGGTCTTACACATCATTAAGTGAAAGCTCAGACCCCTCAGGCTGATTTTCACAGTAGCAGGAAAGCTCTCAGAACAACACCTTGCATGATGGCTCACATTGTGACTTACTACAGACAGGGTAGCAAGTGCAGCTTACATCATCAGTCATACTTTATTTCTGAAATCACATCTTCAAACTGATATTCGTAGCAGAGTCTAAATAAAATTGCTCTGGTTATTTCTATGCTCCAAGAGCTCCTCTAACAGTGTTCATGATGCTTTTGGTTTATGTTTGAACTTTAACTCCACTTCTGCAATTTGTTAGCAATGAACTCAAGGTTGTGTGGGATATTGTGATTCTGTGCCTATTAAAAGTACAGGGcatattatttttacttcatcAGAAATAAGTTCTAGACACCTTGCAGCCTTCTCCTAGCTTCTTCTCAAAAATGTTGAGCTGCAAATTAAAGCCAGAAGGTATCTATTCAGGAGAAATAGAGCTTGCCTGCAGCATTCCTGTGTAGGTTCTGGGGACCTGAGGCTGATTCTTCTGCGCCAGGCTTTAGGAGATGTTCCTGAGCTGTTGTCCAGTTCCTGATGTGATCAGTTAAAGAATCACATTTATTCTACTGTTGTCTAACATGTTAcagagcaaggcagggcaggaacCTGTCCAAAACCTCAGCACCAGCACTTTGAAACAACTGATACTAAAGCAGGGGTGCTCTGTTTACACCAGGAAATTCTTGTATTTGTCAGTAAATGTAACCACTTCTTTTTTGCTAACCCTAAGGGCCTAATTTTAACCTATTTGAGCTGCTTGGCCTTTGCTCTAAGGCCTCATTAATACAGCTACTTGGAGTAATTACTTAACTCATAAGATGGGGAAGATGTGCTCCCTTTCCAAAAGTATTTTGAGCTTCTTATAGTTGAAAACTTAAATAGGCGAGGAAAGACTTTTGGTCACTTATCGAAAAACTGGGGAAGTACTTTGGATGGAATCAGTTACAAATACTGGAGCATTTGTTGTGTCCACATTATAAAGTAACGTAGGATTAGTTTTCATCAGTTGTCATCATTTGTTCTGATTTAAAGCAAGCTCTGGTACCTTGTAGCAAACCCATGTACTTTGTGGAATTACCTCTTAAATTTGATGCTACAACTAATAGTTATTAATAAAATCCTGCAAAAGTGCAAAGAGCAGGTATGAGATCTAACTATTTTGTGGGTAATTATGATTATGTTTTTGTAGTAGTGTTTCAAAAATATAACTTATTTGAGAGATCAATATTTTGTACTGATAtgctttgctttgaaaaataaaaaataaatgttaggAGGGGATGAGTAACCATTTAAAAAGACAGTTATTCATTTACTGTCTTTAAGATGTAATCAGAACAATAATTCCTGCTTAATATAAATGTTTGGCAAAGCACTTGCCAATATCTTGGATGTTTCCTGAATTTGTGACATCTAAATTTGGCTTCTTTTAGTTGTCTGTCTCATGATACAGTCTGTCACTTTAGATTTAAATCTACATGATAAAAACCTCTTAAGTGCAGTGAAGTCAGGGAAGTCATATTGCACAGATCTATTATACTAatcaaaatctgaatttattGTTATGCTACACCTTTGCTATTGATATTTTTTACCA is from Prinia subflava isolate CZ2003 ecotype Zambia chromosome 13, Cam_Psub_1.2, whole genome shotgun sequence and encodes:
- the CHST8 gene encoding carbohydrate sulfotransferase 8, whose amino-acid sequence is MGFQQPKKRLPVLQPTGEGQEHPVQRSSVSLPAATPAHIADSHRQLQPHLLHWLKTFRFPKNSRVTISDCVSSNNQDRRLRKNTANRAATVKQSNSVEPSESVPTKLQSTDRRQSSIMFAMKDQQKGEEINSIKLHKRRRRFIIKKSPILISMNSSILNLPTLKYEDRNNSKWKSLYEIQGERRRIMRETCSKYKSNNRRIITPYHVSRIFVEDKYRVLYCEVPKAGCSNWKRVLMVLNGLASSTKDIQHNTVHYGNYLKRLDGFDHKGIYHRLNTYTKMLFIREPFEKLVSAFRDKFEHPNNYYHPVFGKAIISRYRVNATKEALRTGSGVKFKEFIQYLLDVHRPVGMDIHWDHVNRLCSPCLIDYDFVGKFESMEDDANFFLHLIGAPQNLTFPKFKDRHSNEERTTTKITQQYFAQLSPSQRQQSYDFYYMDYLMFNYSKPFEDLY